In one Chryseobacterium camelliae genomic region, the following are encoded:
- a CDS encoding TlpA family protein disulfide reductase → MKKLLLSNILFFCFGFITAQHLKLNDEAPEIHLKTFQGDDFMLSSQKGKVILLDFWATWCAPCVEEQPFLKEIYTENEKAVKAGKFEIVGVSLDKSKENWKKIMDREGIIWSQISDLQFWKSPVAKIYGIEELPYNLVLDKSGKIIAINIHGEELKTFIANTLKKELE, encoded by the coding sequence TTGAAAAAACTGTTATTATCAAATATTCTGTTCTTTTGTTTCGGATTCATTACCGCACAACATTTGAAACTGAATGATGAAGCTCCTGAAATTCATTTAAAAACCTTTCAGGGAGATGATTTTATGCTGAGTTCTCAGAAAGGAAAAGTTATTTTGCTTGATTTTTGGGCAACCTGGTGTGCTCCGTGTGTTGAGGAACAGCCTTTTTTAAAGGAAATTTATACCGAAAACGAAAAAGCGGTAAAAGCAGGAAAGTTTGAAATTGTAGGCGTTTCTTTAGATAAGTCTAAAGAAAACTGGAAGAAAATTATGGATAGAGAAGGTATTATCTGGTCGCAGATCAGTGATCTTCAGTTTTGGAAAAGTCCGGTTGCCAAAATATACGGAATTGAGGAATTACCATACAATCTGGTGTTGGATAAATCAGGGAAAATCATTGCCATTAATATTCATGGGGAAGAGCTGAAAACTTTTATAGCCAATACACTGAAAAAAGAATTGGAGTAG
- a CDS encoding rhodanese-like domain-containing protein, producing the protein MKKILFLLTMMMCFSGFLKAQTQSVPWSANQVMAPDVLAAKIVKKQTKNILILSVGPSAVVKGSLDMGVANDPENLEKLKSYVAKLDKNKELVIYCGCCPYDKCPNIRPAFNALVEMGFKNVKILDLPKNVKTNWIDHNYPTND; encoded by the coding sequence ATGAAAAAAATATTGTTTTTACTGACTATGATGATGTGTTTTAGCGGATTTCTAAAAGCTCAGACGCAATCTGTTCCATGGTCGGCGAATCAAGTGATGGCTCCTGATGTTTTAGCCGCTAAAATTGTTAAAAAGCAAACTAAAAATATTCTGATCCTTTCTGTAGGTCCTTCTGCAGTGGTAAAAGGGTCGTTAGATATGGGTGTGGCCAATGATCCTGAAAACCTTGAAAAACTGAAAAGTTATGTGGCGAAACTGGATAAAAATAAAGAACTAGTGATCTATTGCGGTTGCTGTCCGTACGACAAGTGTCCGAATATTCGCCCGGCATTTAATGCACTGGTGGAAATGGGTTTTAAAAATGTGAAAATTTTGGATCTTCCCAAAAATGTAAAAACCAATTGGATTGATCATAATTACCCTACCAATGACTAA